Part of the Arachis hypogaea cultivar Tifrunner chromosome 6, arahy.Tifrunner.gnm2.J5K5, whole genome shotgun sequence genome, ACAGATATTTCTCTTTGATCTACAGATGATACAATGTGATTTGGGTGAGACACTTTCAGAAAACGAATGGAATCATGCAGAGATTTCGTGCACCGCTAGTGATCATTTTCTTTTTATAGGAGAAAAGTTCCCAGTCGAGCCCTTTGCAAAAGAAATCGGAATCCATGTATTCAGGCAAAAAAGTACTATGGAGGATATTCGATTCACCGATCcttataaaagaagaaaattagATGAAGGTCTCTGTATATAGTTCAGATACCATTCAAATATTATCAACTAAGATTAACTTACATTCACTTCCCTTTTAAAAAATTTCACACCTATATTCAGTTATGTACTATGTAATatattataaacaaaaatatttaactgTTTTTTATTACAAACCCAAATAATAACTACTGAACCATTAATTATTTTCACTAAGATAACATTATTTCTTGTTTTGTGCCGAAGGATTCTATGTTGAAGACGACTgagatgaaaacagtaaacattTTTATCttgtaaatatattaattaaaggaAAATACCATTTTTACCCTCAGAAAAAGAAATGTttgtaaaacaagaaaatgtaTGTAGGGTTTAAGCATCCTTGCAGAGTGAGTGAGGACTCTTTAAGTCTAAACTGAAACCAACACACACTGAGACAGACTCCATTCTAATGGCTTATGGCCCTTTCTCTGTTTTACTAACCAGACGCCTCTTGAACCCTAAACCCTCTTCTTTTTCACTCTCTCATCTTCTCACTttcacaaattcattttcaaccTCCCAAgatcctaaccctaaaccctctaCTCTCTCCGCTCGCCTCAGCTTCGTCTTCGACCAAATCGACGCCATCGAAAAAGAGCGTTCCGAAAAGAACCAAGCGCTGCAACGCATTCGAGCCTGGCGCCAATCCAAGAACCCTCAATCCCCTCTAAACGACGCCGTTCCTCCTAGCTCAGAATCAGCTAAGGATGACAAGCCTAATTCCGCGGATGCAGCTGCGGCTGAGCCGGCGGTGGCGGCGACGAATCTGGAGGAGGTGAAGAAGGAGGTAGAATTGGTGCACCCTTGGCCCGAATGGATCCAATTGATGGAGACGTTGGTCCACCAGAACTACTTCGATCACAGGAGGAAGGACGAGGATAAAATGGTCCAAGATGTAGGGTTCGATGCCCCGGGCGATGTTGCTGACGATTCGGATATTGATTTCACCAAGGATTTCAAAAGCGTTCATGACGCTTGCCTCAATTTTGGGAAAGACCGGTTCGACATCTTGAGGTTTGTTTGTGCTTGTCTGTGAAGTTGGCTTTTTGGGTAATTAAATTGACTTTGAAGTGACAATTTTCAAGAATGTTGGGTGTTGTTTAGCACAATTTATATGTAGTAGTTAATAGTGCTCTGTTTTGTTAAATAATATACTAGTACTGGGGTGTTGTTGGTTCTGAATCACAATTGCTGAAACAAGTGATTGATTTCAGGTCCTTGTCAAGGCAAGATATTcaggttttggttggttttggttGCCCCAATGTGGACAAGAAGGTGGttttctctgcaaaacttctaaGGAAGCATGCTCACCTTGATGAAGGAGATGTGAGTATGATTATTCTAATTTGTTGCCATCTAAATGGATACAAATTGTATATATTCATGATTTATGATTATGATAAATTCATTCATATCAGGTCTGTAGTTCCTGCAGTTTGAGAAACAACTGTGATAGAGCATATCTGCTAACAAACAAAGAGGATGATGCACGGACTCTTGATGTCATGCGGATCCTACTGTCTTTCGGTTTTGATCCTGTAAATGGACCAATCACAAATAAGTCACTTCTAAAGCAGAAGTCTGTCAAAACTGTGGTTCGGAAATTGCTTCATGAGGTTGTTAAGTTGAGCTCGGTTCCTATTGATCCAAATCTCCCTCCTCCAATAATTAGAAAGCCTCCTCCAAAAGTGAAacaacctcctcctcctccaaagAAACGCGTTGGAAGGGATGACGTTGAGATGAAAAAGGGGGATTGGCTATGTCCTAAGTAAGTTATCTTAATCTTTGTAATTTTCTTGCAATAGTGAACACTTAGTTTACCACCTCAGTGCAAGAAGTTTCAAGGTAATTGTCCGTTTGAAATATTCTTATGTTTTCCTTATGCTTGGTATACTCCCCAACTCCCTGTGAACCATATGAACTCCATTTTTTGGGCATAGTAGATTTGTAGTATCTGCAGACAGAATTCTTAAAGCTGATCGGTTATATAGTTTACTTCTGCTTCTCGTTTTGATAATTGAAGATATATAATCTATTAGAGTTTGACTAGGAATCAATTGGATGTGATTATGTGGAATAACATGAAGCATacaaaggttttttttttctgttgtaAATGTTGACTGAAGTTTTTGGACGCTTCTCAGGTGCGATTTCATGAATTTTGCAAAGAATACTATATGCTTACAGTGTGATGCCAAGCGGCCAAAGAGACAGTTATTACCAGGAGAATGGGAATGTCCTCAGTAAGTttgagcctctctctctctctctctctctctctctctctctctctctctctctctctctcacacacacacacacacacacacacacacacacacacacacacacacacacacacacacacacacgaggCGACCATATTGATGGTGTTGGAAAGATTGACTGCATAGAAATCCAGCAGATTGCATCTGTTTTGACATTTTATTTATAGCTTGTGTaatttttcttaacaaaaatCATGCGAGGCCTATATGTCCTATGTAGCATATATTGTTAAAATAGAGTTTGGCTTTTCTTTCCTCTGGCAGGTGCAACTTCTTAAATTACAGAAGAAACGTGGTATGTTTTCATTGTGAGTGCAAACGGCCACATGATGAATTTATGGAGAGTCAAATGCAAGATACCAAGCTCAGTTCCAAGCCAAGGTTCAATAACAATAAGGTCAGCCGGCCAGAGGTTTCCAATGCCTGGAATTTTGATTTTGATGACAACGAATCAGATGGTGCAGATGTTGCTGCTTTTGAGTATGCAGATGCT contains:
- the LOC112695523 gene encoding uncharacterized protein; protein product: MAYGPFSVLLTRRLLNPKPSSFSLSHLLTFTNSFSTSQDPNPKPSTLSARLSFVFDQIDAIEKERSEKNQALQRIRAWRQSKNPQSPLNDAVPPSSESAKDDKPNSADAAAAEPAVAATNLEEVKKEVELVHPWPEWIQLMETLVHQNYFDHRRKDEDKMVQDVGFDAPGDVADDSDIDFTKDFKSVHDACLNFGKDRFDILRSLSRQDIQVLVGFGCPNVDKKVVFSAKLLRKHAHLDEGDVCSSCSLRNNCDRAYLLTNKEDDARTLDVMRILLSFGFDPVNGPITNKSLLKQKSVKTVVRKLLHEVVKLSSVPIDPNLPPPIIRKPPPKVKQPPPPPKKRVGRDDVEMKKGDWLCPKCDFMNFAKNTICLQCDAKRPKRQLLPGEWECPQCNFLNYRRNVVCFHCECKRPHDEFMESQMQDTKLSSKPRFNNNKVSRPEVSNAWNFDFDDNESDGADVAAFEYADAKAIDEDFPSDNLARQGNYRGWEGDFGKNNRVQGSQDEEYANPGALKPGVGFDDFEDEDDDDIDSYELESKTHSSSTRVQPSRNHFSEVEGSSDLDDVEDTYDKKHARNRTGSRKNMRSRDPFSGSEDDELDLDTEQRAIHSNFKSSHSYSANQKRKGRGPTKKLSFGSDSDEDDVGAGGLFSDDDDDLDDVYSSRKNKGNKHDSSRPNKGTRPDSGKRSFTEYRKSGSTGGRSQNKFRDDYGGSSQHSYRNGRGSQGNDRSWKKFEDFDKSTSYGNGRGKSFGNGRGSRGSDRNSRRFEDRGRSAGQFNKYGMDEKDFGEFKNSRRVIER